The sequence TCACTTGGCAATATACTTATCAAATAATGCATTGAAGTAATTGTTAAGGACATTTATATTACGAATTTAGTACATGGTTCTTTCAACAATATACTTTAATTATGCGTTAATTAAACgtaattatatgttattatacgtTAATTAAAAATGCAATAATCAATATTTCAATCCATTCAGTAAGGAAAGATGAGTAATTCTTGCAAAAAATAGTCTTGAAACAGACATAAATACTGTACTACGAATTAAATCAATCAGTATCTTATTAAAAGAAGTGGTTAACAAATGTATAAGACTAATGttgcattatatattatttgcaGAAATTACACACAGGTTTCAAACAGCTAGAAGAGAAGTTCGACAATTGTTACTGCAATATTTGTTGCCCTGGTTACACAACATGGAATTAGTGGACCCAAATGTACCACCACCCTCCAATCCATTGAGTTATTATCAGGTAAAgtttaaacattatttattaaataatcttcCTATTATTTACCATTGATTTAAAATTAATCTTGTAGCAACTTAATCAAAGCTTTAAGCGGAATGGTAACAAAGCCGCGATGAATGTTATTGGTATGCATCTTATCATATATGGAAAagagattaattttttaattgttaaaaaatatttggagGCCCCGGGCATCAATCCCGGTACCTCTTGCATGCTAAGCGAGCGCTCTACCATCTGAACTACCTCCCCTTTAATCCGGTTTATTTCAAGTATCATTTTGGACAGCAGTGTGATCCAATTTAGTGAAAGGATCAAAAACAAGATTTTGGAGGCGCCGGGCATCGATCCCGGTACCTCTCGCATGCTAAGCGAGCGCTCTACCATCTGAGCTACGCCCCCTCTGATTACCTTCcttgagaaattaatttttatatcgaaaatAAGGGATTCCTAGACAAGTTAGAATTCAGTAGTATAACAtaggagatgtcagacgttagCTACGGTACTCGGCTGACTGCCATTTGCTACTCCTATACTACTTACATGCTACTCAGATACTATTTATGACTAGTTCAATTGGTTTGAAATTTTATGCGCAATGCACTTCATGCAAtttatattcaataaaaatggtttttgaacaatttaaatatcatttgtatataattgtaatagaatTCATAGGAAGTTCGCGGTATTATACACGAAAGAAACATTCTTGATTTTATAGATGTTTAGAGAAGAAAAGaacgttattacacatatattTAGAGAAGGCCATTTTGTGAACAGTTACGGATAGCCATAATAATTACTATCGAAATTCAATACTAATGCAATATCTGATGGCAAAATATTCTGGGTTTATAGTTAAAAGATACTTCTgcaaattttctactttacaaAGTTTAAATTGAAACCTTTATAGTCAAAAAATACTTGGAGGCGCCGGGCATCGATCCCGGTACCTCTCGCATGCAAAGCGAGCGCTCTACCATCTGAGCTACGCCCCCTTTAGCCTGATGTCTTTAAATTGTCATTGTAGATTTACAATGTAGTCCAGTTTTGGTGAAAGGAGCAAAAATGTATTTTGGAGGCGCCGGGTATCGATCCCGGTACCTCTCGCATGCTAAGCGAGCGCTCTACCATCTGAGCTACGCCCCCttcgattttattaattttatctatcAGTTTACAGTATCAGCGTGCTCCAATTTCGATAAAAGGATCAAAAGTGAAGTCTGGAGGCGCCGGGCATCGATCCCGGTACCTCTCGCATGCAAAGCGAGCGCTCTACCATCTGAGCTACGCCCCCTTTAGTCTGATGACTTTAAATTGTCATTGTAGATTTACAATTTAGTCCAGTTTTAGTAAAAGgagcaaaaatatattttggagGCGCCGGGTATCGATCCCGGTACCTCTCGCATGCTAAGCGAGCGCTCTACCATCTGAGCTACGCCCCCTTCGATTTTATTAACTTTCTCTATAATTTTGCAATATCAAAATGTTCCAATTTTGATAAAAAGGATCAGAAATGAAGTCTGGAGGCACCGGGTATGGATGCCGATACCTCTTGCATACAAAGCGAGCTTTTCATCATATGTGCTACGCCTCCCTCCTTTTAGTTTAGTTTTCTTTCATCATTTTGTAGTATTAGTGTGATTCcgtttttatgaaataaaaaaaaaaaattaaattcctggAGGCGCCAGGTATCGATCCTGGTACCTCTCGCATGCTAAGCGAGCGCTCTACCATCTGAGCTACGCCCCCTTcggttttatcaattttctctATCAGTTGCAATGTCAGAGTGCTCCAATTTCGATAAAAGGATCAAAAATGAAGTCTGGAGGCGCCGGGCATCGATCCCGGTACCTCTCGCATGCAAAGCGAGCGCTCTACCATCTGAGCTACGCCCCCTTTAGCCTGATGTCTTTAGATTGTCATTCTAGATTTATAATGTAGTCCAGTTTTGGTGAAAGgagcaaaaatatattttggagGCGCCGGGTATCGATCCCGGTACCTCTCGCATGCTAAGCGAGCGCTCTACCATCTGAGCTACGCCCCCttcgattttattaattttctctaTCAGTTTGCAATATCAGAGTACTCCAATTTCGATAAAAGGATCAAAAGCGATGTCTGGAGGCGCCGAGCATCGTTCCCAGTACCTCTCGCATATAAAGCGAGCTCTTCACCATATGTGCTACGTCTCGTCCTCACCCCCTTTTAGTTTAGTTTTCTTCCTTTATCATTTTGTGGTATTAGTGTGATCCagtttttgtaaaataaaaaaaaaaaagtgaaattcCTGGAGGCGCCGGGTATCGATCCCGGTACCTCTCGCATGCAAAGCGAGCGCTCTACCGTCTGAGCTACGCCCCCTTtagttttacttttttttactaATGGTCTTATTGAGCAATATACTTTTTAAATGATTAATGAAGCTGTTTTTGTTAATATACAATTGtttgttacatatttatattcttaatgctaaattacaataaataaatatttaaaattttcgtttGTCTAGTACTATGCGACTGATATGTCTCGCGGCGGAGCACGCAGAGAGGGTTGGGGTAGCGCGGAAGCAACGGAGATGGTTTTGAAcaatttattctatataactGCAAAGGTATCGTATATGAAAGGAAATTACGGCTAACtgcattttattatatatttttatatagttattagaaattttattatatagttttCTGATGAGCATCCTAAAGAGACGGAGGAACTTTGGGCAACTCTATGTGGTTGTTGGCCTAACAATTTAAAAGTAATCATTCGTTATTTAATCATCGTCTCAGGGATGGCACCACAGGAACTGCTTCCATACGTATGTAATTGTTTAATCAGAAAACTCATTACTTTTATCTAAGTCATTAAATcattaattctatattttaggCGAAGCGTGTTGTCTTGTATTTAGCAAGAGCCCGGCCAGATCGTTTAGTTGACGAGATGATGACTGAATTGCAAACAGTCGAAACATTAAATTGTTTAATCGAAAGGACCGAAACTCCACCTTTCTATAGATTAACTAGTATGAGAAAAGCTTCTTCTCACAGCGATGCTCCAGTTGCTGATCCTGGAAATCCTCCGCGTGATTTGGGCGTTGAAAAAGGTACCATTCATACTAAAAGGCACTCAGGCGAAGATCCCGTTAAAACCGGGTAAGATTTATATCGGACATAATAGTtcgtgatatatttttattaattcacttaattcatgtaattaattcgtatattttacTCTATAGTTCCAAATCTGATACTGCGTTGCGGGCACTCGCTGGATTTCAAACCCCAAGAGCGGAAAAGACACGGACTGCGAGCGGTCCGCCAATTCTTCCGGATGATTTGTCCACTCCTACAACAGAAGCCGAAGTACATTAACTTCCTTATTGACTTTATACTTCAATTTACTTTGCGACTGCCTTTtactcgatattttatatttgattgtAGTTGACTACAGATGAATCTTGTTACGGCACACGGAACGGACCCGTGGGAGTAAATGGAAAAATTTCCTGCGGTGGAGAAAAGTTTGATATTCCACAGCCACATCCTTTACCAATGCCTGAATATGGTGGATACTTTGCTCCTTTGACGGAATACCTACCAGATAGTTCGCAACCTATAAGTGGATTCCATAGGTAAAGATAGTTATTTATAGTTCTATTTAATTTGTACACTAGGGTGACTTTtataaatagatttttatttttaaaaataaatagtcaTCCTGTAGCATACTCAAAACATCCTCATTGCAATGACTATTACGATTATGAATTTCAGGTGCAACATTGCCGTTATGCTGCTGACTGACGTCGTTGTCGATGGCATACAGCTTGACTGGGCTATCCATGTTCCTTTAATGTTACATATAGTTTTCCTTGGCTTGGATCATTCAAGACCTCTCGTAAGGGATCACTGTCGTTGTCTTTTGTTAAATTTGTTGGTTGTCCTCGGGGATCATCGAGATCATCTCGGCGTAGCACGGGTACTATTGGCATCAAAAACTGAACAATTGGGCTTAGGTCTCTCTACTCCAGCTTTACCAATACTCGAACACAACTTCACTGAGGTTGATCCAGAATTTGACAGTTATCTGTACGGTCCACCTCCAGCACCACCCTCTACAACACCTCCTCCATCATCTTCACCACCTCCACCGTCATCTTcccctcctcctccacctccgccaccgccgccgccacccCCACCGCCTCTTCCACCGGAATCGTCTATATTCAATTCAGCTCCTCCACCACcgccacctcctcctcctccaccaccTTTTCCATCTTCTAATAATGGAACACCTACTCATTCACCTATCCCTAACTCAACATCTACCCCTCCGTTATCAATGAATCACACAAATCAATCAGTTGTGGACAACTGTAAAGATTATTCGAATTCTCATGCATATGGTGAGGAGTTAACATTTACTGTGCCTGTATGTATtgttgataatataaaaaggcTAATACAACAATGTTGATTTTACAGAGTCATCCGTATGCAATAATTGGCCTTCAACTTCAAATTCATCGAATACGGTGCCACCTGTTATTGTCACACCAGAAGACGCAAATAACTGGGTTGGTCCACAACCGGGTCCGAACATGCCAATTCAAGATGTAATCAAATCTTTGATCAATTTCTTAGCATCTCGGTACGTTTATAAGTAGATAtatctttgtaaatatttttacaaaatttgaaagCACGTTTTTCTATAGGATAAATCAACCATTGTGGAACTATGAAGATATGACTGCCAAAGTATGGTGGGTTCGCAGTGCTGAACAATTAACAGTATTATTGCGACATATATTGCGAGTCTTTAGAGACTCCTTACCCCACGCTCTGGTTAGTCAACGTTGGGCACAAACTGCATTACAATTAGGCCTATCCTGTTCGTCTAGACATTATGCTGGGAGATCTCTTCAAGTATTCAGAGCATTACGAGTTCCTATTACATCTCGAATGTTATCTGATATTTTATCTAGATTAGTAGAAACAGTTGCTGAACAAGGAGAAGATATGCAGGTACATGGTGTATctatctttttataatatttatatgaatatttctataatggCTACAATTCTGTTCCTTTAATTTGTGTATAGGGCTATGTAACTGAATTGTTATTAACACTTGAAGCAGCTGTCGATTCGCTAGAATCCGACTTCCGACCTTTAgattttatgaaagaaatatttaagtcTACTCCGAATCTAAATAATAAAGATCCAGCTTCGGGTGGTTTAATTGGTGGAAAACGAAGTCCAGGAGGAGGTAATGGATATCCAGCAGGTCCACATATGTTCTCTCACTTAAATCAAGGTGGTCATACAAGAAGTACCAGTTACTCAGTCAGTTACTGTATGAAAAAATCAAGTGGTGGTAATTCGGCAGCAAGTGAAATAAAAGGTATGTGACATTTGCATTAATAACcatatataaattgtaatatacaatatgtcgaatattttttatagaattagATAACAGATGCAATAAATATCCCAATTCTAATCTTTCACGCTCGAGATCGGCTCAATCTCTTAAATTATTGGGTGATTCAGCAACACAAGATGATAAAATGACTATTTTGGCACAGCTATTCTGGTTATCGGTGTCTTTACTCGAATCGGACTATGAGCATGAATTTCTTTTGGCATTGAGGCTACTTAGCCGCGTACTTCATAGATTACCATTAGATCGACCAGATGCTAGAgataaagttgaaaaattacAACAGCAGCTAAGATGGAACTCATTTCCTGGTGTACATGCACTATTATTAAAAGGATGTACTAGTCCCAATACATATGAACCTGTCGTAACATTATTATCTCAGTTCACTCCATTATTGGATTTGCCAGTTGTTGATCCAACCCAAAGCCTCGCGTTTCCGATGAACGTTGTTTCGCTCCTTCCCTATATGCTTTTAAATTATGAAGACGCTAATGAATTGTGTATTAGAAGCGCAGAAAATATTGCACAAGTaagtattattatatgttatagtAACTTCGTATGTACTTTTATTTATAAGGAGGATAAGGAGGATTTATAAGGAGGAGTTTCTTCATTTATAGGTGAGCgccgaaaaaggaaagaaattagaaaacttAGGTACTgtcatgacgttatatagtcgACGTACTTTTAGTAAAGAAAGTTTTCAGTGGACTAAATGTGTtgtcaaatatttatatgataCATATGCTCATCTCAGTTTCAATATGCTTGCTTTTCTGGTCGAAGTATTGGAGAAAGGTCCAGGAAGTGTTGCGTTACCTGTGCTTAGTATTATACATTGTATGTTACATTATGTTGATTTAGCTTCACAAGCAGCACAACCAATCAACACTGAACTTCTGAGAGTGATTTCAAAATATGTTGAGGTATGATTAAAATTCCGTTTCagacaaagaaatgaaataaatcacAATACTTATATATAGCTTTCTCATAAGCAGGTGATTGATAATAATGTATGTAATGTTAGGGTCCCCACTGGAAAGAAGCCCTTAAAATATTGAAGCTGGTAGTAACAAGATCATCAACATTAGTAGCACCACCTACATCAGTACATGGATCATCTTGGGAATCTTCAATATCATCTCCACATCCAAGTTTCACCGATACCGAGATATTCACCAAAAAAGAATTACCCGGTAATATGCTACTCTTTAATATACGTTTTGCATGGATGTGaacgtaaaaaattattatgtttTGTTTTTCCTCTTACAATGCGGAACGCGCTCACTGCATGGATTGCTTATATGACGATGCTCAGGttgcgataaaaataataataatagtaaattgtaaattgtttatgaaatatagttactatttttttaatcaaaattaaattttattaccacGTAGCACGCTTCAAATAAATCTAAATTTCTGTGAActtttttatcgatttattttttttcaaatacatatttttagaaaaggtaaaatttatttgttaaattatattatttaatatcatattaattattcttaatatttGTTTGAGTTCTTTATCATAAAATTGATCGTTATGTTCTATTCGTAAATAGGAAGGACTATGGATTTCACGTTCGATTTATCACAAACACCCGTAATTGGTAGACGGTGGTTAATACGTCAAGGAGTTGAAGAAAAATCACTTAATTCTCCCCGATGTTCATTATCTCTTTCGCCAGCTGACAGTAATGCGGTTTCCGGTTGGAAAAGGCCATGGATGTCACAGGTTTggcaaataatattaaataacataaaatttacaaatatgatatttaataaaatatatatattccaggGTCGTGTTAGAGAATGTTTGGTAAATCTTCTAACAACATGCGGTCAACGAGTTGGACTACCAAAGAGCCCATCTGTAAGTTTATATTGGAGAGAAACTGTTTTGAAAAACTTGTCTGTGCTACATATATTTCATTCCAATAGCTTTCAACCAAATATCATATCTTTTAACTGATTCTGGTTGTGTACCCCTTTTTAGGATGAACACATTAGTTCAATGACATTATATAGCAAGGTAACAGGTTTCTTTAAATGCAGTCTGCACTCATTATCACAAGAGTAAAAAAGAATCTGTTTATTTTCATATGTGATGTCCTATCAATTATATTCACGCTTTAACATGCTTCGTGCAAATACCTAACTTGCACAAAATTttggaaacgaaagaaagtctCTATTATCTGTAGGATTATCTATGTATAGTAGATTTCTGTGTAGCATGTTAATTGTATGAAAAATGGTGTATCAGAATACCATGTACGCGTGCATCATTGCAGTCTTTACGTTATCGCTATATCAGTTGAAATGAAACATATATAAAAGAGTTCAGTAATGAACACGTAAATGCACAATAATCGCTAAAGTTCACAGCATTGTCACATAGTAAAGACAGAAATTAAGATGTGTCAGACAAAGTCCCTGTTCTCGTTTTTTCATGATTCTTTCTATTAACTAAAGATTAAACATTTATAACACAGGTGATATTCAGCCAAAGTTCGGATCTAATGGAAAGACAATCATCTATGGCTTCTTCAACGGAAGAAGTTTCTGGTGCAAATAACGATCTAAGCGGAGGTTCAAGAAGAGACGACGAACAATTTGGCGTATTTAAAGACTTCGATTTTCTTGAATATGAAAGTGAAAGTGTTGAGGTGAGGGTTTCATTTAaacatatttatgcaaatattgtTGATATAAATCAACttggttttaaaataaaaaatatctcattTATATATTACAGGGTGAAAGTACAGATAATTTCAATTGGGGAGTAAGACGCCGTCCTCTCAGCGAGGGAGAAGAAAGAGAACCAAGTTTAAGGCAATTTGAAGAAAGTTTAAGTGAAAAGACTCAATCATCTAGTAAACATACCAGTcgggtaaataaataaatttttttttaataattctaataaattgATAAGAATCAGAGTATACAATATCAAAATTGTAGCGCGGTGTTGCGGAAGAGTCATCAGATGACGAAGCTGGTTCAGAATCACCATTAGATGAAGTACCCGGTGGATCTGGAGCAGGACAGGAAGCAAACAATATACCTGGAATGTTCCCACCATCCTCCCTATCTTTAATACCTAGTCGTACTCGACATGATTCTTCGACAAGGTCTGATACATCGTAAGTTTCTTATTAAACCAGGCAAAAAATCTGTTTTATTGATGTTTGTTCATATTTCATGTGCAGTGGCTCTAGTGCTGGAGATTTAGGAGATGTGACTCCTTGTAATGCATCACCAAATCTGTCAGCGTTAATGCCTTTTAGACAAGTTGTAAGAGATGACGCGGAAGAAATTTGGCGCCAACAGATTCAAAATCTAATCACGCAATCCCTTTATAATACCTTAGATTTCTTCCAATTATTGAGCAGAATTTTAAGGGTAATTCTATTGTTTGTTGCAGttgtatgtattttaatattgataaattaataccttatattattattgtcagGATGTAAGCAGTAAATCGGTCACTCTTACAAGAGAAGCTAGTGCCTTATTGTGTAACGGCAGTCCTGCCTCCACTCAATTAGGCTATCATTTATCTAGTCATGCGGAACTACTTAGTTCAAAAGCCGAACCACCTTTAATTTGGTTTTCGATCGCAATTTTCGCAAATCAAAGATTAAATGAATCATTGCGATTTGGAATGTTAGAAATTCAAGAGCATCTTGAAACATTCCTTGATAAGAAAGATCATGCTACCGAagtaaataatttcttattaaatatatgcacatatgtaattattactaatatataatttttcagtgcTTGGAAGCAGCCAAAGCAGCGGCAAAACTCCAAGCATTAGGTAGTGGTCATACAACAGAGGCAGGCCTTGAAGAAATGCTCTTAGACTTAGGCAGAGCACTCTATAAACTTCATCttcaattgttattattaatcgaAGCTTCAAATAAGATGCTAGTTACTCTCATGAATGCTGCACGAAACGTACAAATTCCGCTTTTAGATATATCCGCAGAAATTGCGAATATGAAGATTGCTCTGAGTAGAGCACTTGAAGAGAGTACAGAGAGTGAAAGAGGGACACCAACTCCAACGCCTAGTCCTAGTCCTTTGCCCGGCACTGGTGCTGTGGAAGAAGTTGCTCGTGTCGCAGAACTACTTAGAAACGCGCGTTGGTGTCCTGCGCTTGAAGCTGTAAGGCTGCATAGAGCTCAATGGCCAGGAGATCCTTTTCATGATGATGATGACGTAACGACTGCTGTTAATATGTATTGCAAATATTTAGGACAAGATAGATCTGGTAATATACCGAATCATACACTAGATCATCCTAAAATAGATATTACattttgtgtgaaataaaaattgttagaatattacgtattttatgttaaaaatattatacaataaaaattaattattacatcTTTTTCAGATATTTTTGTGGTTACACGAAAGGATGATGAAATGTCAGAAATATTTAGTAGATTGATGGAAagcttatttcaagttttagcGGCTGTTACAGGTTTGGAAGCATCAATAAAGGCGGCACGGGCTCAGCATGATCATcctaataatacgaaaaatgactgttaatttaacataaattttaatgtaTCATATATTATAGGCAGTTATTTGTCTAAATTCAAGTCTTCGTATAGTTTAATTGTATCGTGCGTTTTATTCGTATATCTTGTATACAATCATagacgtatgtatgtatgtatatcgcgAAGTAATCGTATAGACGTTAAAAAAACACGCACGAGCGGAAGCACCAAATCGTCGATTttgtcgtttctttttttaacacgAACGTAATGACATATGTAAGTTcggtgaaataaatttttggaaACTCAAAGAAAATATTCCTTTCTACAATTTTCACATCCTGTAAATATGCTTTTACATAAACACTCAGCATATAATATCACGCCTGAAGCTGACGGTCACTTGTATCAATGCTATCGTACTACAAcagattttattaaaagattcgTTGATCAGGCAACGTTAAATGCATTCAAGATAATCAATAACTTggtttgtaaaaaattctttcctaattttataatgttgaaattttcaaatacagAATTTAACAGGGTGAACTTACTTTTGACAACGTGACTGGTATAACTACACGGAAATTAGGCTATTTCGGTAATGAATGGCCTACGTGTGGCAGTTTGACCGCACGAAATGGATTAGAAACTGTGacaaatgaaatgaaatcgtGGAATGCATTATCAGTAAGACTTCGATAtataaagatttttatttacaataaatctttagacgaatatttttatacagtGTTCCTGTAGGCTTTGAAGGATTGGATGTTCCATGTAAACTTCATGGGccttcaatataaatataatattgaaatttatacatACCAAGTTCTTTGGAGTGTACCCACTCCGGCGTATCCCGAACCTCAAGTCACAGTCAGTGTATTCTTCCACATCGCTTCGAATCACACTTATCCTCCTCATTTCCCCCTCGATGTGAGTTACCTTTACTACGAAtaataatcgaataaatttaataccatacatttatttatttctaggTTTCCTACATTTTCGAAGGACATCAGTTTACACATACTTTGAATATGATTTTCAGACCTAAATGGCTTTATGATATTTTGGATATGAAAACAATGATGTTTAAaacattcaatttttaatattatacataaatataaattactttttgCTATACGATATCTATTGTTATTCTTAAAGTTCAATTGATTTCAG comes from Bombus terrestris chromosome 7, iyBomTerr1.2, whole genome shotgun sequence and encodes:
- the LOC100651922 gene encoding protein furry isoform X4, whose amino-acid sequence is MLPESKAYVDNMTEGGETQPTPGNEAQPEASEARAIHGEGLHEAAAESSQSVPEPNQDLLTVHGATQGESSDAVSIHTASTSVSGNESSSSRVSAITVVLPWGAQKETVKSQQIGDMDLRPGEFVMRTLFAEFTTQAEKKMEAVMTEHEKPLSKVLQRGEDPQFDQLLSAFGSVAEHCLPSILRALFNWYERQLVDQGSDQRKPAPGKEDQKGKSIMYTIVSGSVETVERSEADLLQERRDLAVEFIFCLMLIEVLRQLPFHPGHEDLVTYIENIAFKHFKYREGIQNEPNAANIHIIADLYAEVIGVLAQSRFMSVRKRFMVELKELRAKEPGPHTTQSIISLLMGMKFFRVKMVPIEEFEASFQFMQECAQYFLEVKDKDVKHALAGLFVEILVPVAAAVKNEVNVPCLKNFVEMLYSTTLDMCTKSKHRLALFPLVTCLLCVSQKTFFLQNWHYFLAMCLSHLKNRDPKMCRVALEALYRLLWVYMIRIKCESNSATQSRLQSIVNSLFPKGSKAVVPRDTPLNIFVKIIQFIAQERLDFAMREIVFDLLSVGRPVKIILTPERMSIGLRAFLVVADSLQQKEGEPPMPRTMGVLPSGNTMRVKKTFLNKMLTEDTARSIGMSSYFPHVRRVFVDILRALDVHYGRPLMMTSTQNMNKEPDEMITGERKPRIDLFRTCVAAVPRLIPDGMTGAELVDLLSRLTVHMDEELRGLAYQSLQTLVLDFPDWRQDVVLGFTQFLARDVQDTFPQLVDNGLRMLLQLLTSWKNALTSPSIRSKEQSVDNARTNTRVDSNIKKSESGQKIEPVSSVFHLVEGFALVMLCNCRLYPRRIAVHILREVKHLLKTLGGLEDDQPVIDVIDACCPTVLEKCYHMLPPAEKAAAASTSNVDLQWIAERSSCVWTAGLHDDTSTKSSSSLNLNGADPWGSCLFAFLEKDRVLTLCPTAVAHSWPIVFTRINSLFSVIDPTPVNDNRASLLRSSTAVRKPVNERDMYMHVWKNYLTFGYRVVPPVPSPVVRCASPDLSLSGQHTVEFGVLCMSKELSQSLENLGGAQTLPGRFSVPSISGIYTRHKRTSSSPDSLSAERGDNKSPGTNASPAALYKLTVPLLRCEVVDVRDAAVQAIGKVNADALKDLMEELVLYIREAVDRKQENMRRRRRRDALRLQLVRVLELIAEYGTFGICPAVLDRETQSLHPTFVDYIDGARLYLENETDKEAPAVRDIKLHFCNFIRKMIKSFSLETCHTLLKRDLRRNLFMLFASWSGPYGRPLASTSSLQEEEKCCTELQLSALQAMSGLLCCGSCFNPQSLSEEGAILYQWLDLLLASKDEKIYALARETVVLLLECNPDIGTLLDWVVDRCYTGAPQVADGCFLALATIFSAREYPCDHYTSIINVTLMSTGCPRAPVHDAALQLLQLLDQRFFGNVGPLPATEPETSQDDPVGGSSTTATSAPGQQSNPIGGMSSNGTIRGGTLDVLLSTTYCRNQMYLSRQLAQLHPELTMPMFSEITHRFQTARREVRQLLLQYLLPWLHNMELVDPNVPPPSNPLSYYQYYATDMSRGGARREGWGSAEATEMVLNNLFYITAKFSDEHPKETEELWATLCGCWPNNLKVIIRYLIIVSGMAPQELLPYAKRVVLYLARARPDRLVDEMMTELQTVETLNCLIERTETPPFYRLTSMRKASSHSDAPVADPGNPPRDLGVEKGTIHTKRHSGEDPVKTGSKSDTALRALAGFQTPRAEKTRTASGPPILPDDLSTPTTEAELTTDESCYGTRNGPVGVNGKISCGGEKFDIPQPHPLPMPEYGGYFAPLTEYLPDSSQPISGFHRCNIAVMLLTDVVVDGIQLDWAIHVPLMLHIVFLGLDHSRPLVRDHCRCLLLNLLVVLGDHRDHLGVARVLLASKTEQLGLGLSTPALPILEHNFTEVDPEFDSYLYGPPPAPPSTTPPPSSSPPPPSSSPPPPPPPPPPPPPPPLPPESSIFNSAPPPPPPPPPPPPFPSSNNGTPTHSPIPNSTSTPPLSMNHTNQSVVDNCKDYSNSHAYESSVCNNWPSTSNSSNTVPPVIVTPEDANNWVGPQPGPNMPIQDVIKSLINFLASRINQPLWNYEDMTAKVWWVRSAEQLTVLLRHILRVFRDSLPHALVSQRWAQTALQLGLSCSSRHYAGRSLQVFRALRVPITSRMLSDILSRLVETVAEQGEDMQGYVTELLLTLEAAVDSLESDFRPLDFMKEIFKSTPNLNNKDPASGGLIGGKRSPGGGNGYPAGPHMFSHLNQGGHTRSTSYSVSYCMKKSSGGNSAASEIKELDNRCNKYPNSNLSRSRSAQSLKLLGDSATQDDKMTILAQLFWLSVSLLESDYEHEFLLALRLLSRVLHRLPLDRPDARDKVEKLQQQLRWNSFPGVHALLLKGCTSPNTYEPVVTLLSQFTPLLDLPVVDPTQSLAFPMNVVSLLPYMLLNYEDANELCIRSAENIAQVSAEKGKKLENLGTVMTLYSRRTFSKESFQWTKCVVKYLYDTYAHLSFNMLAFLVEVLEKGPGSVALPVLSIIHCMLHYVDLASQAAQPINTELLRVISKYVEGPHWKEALKILKLVVTRSSTLVAPPTSVHGSSWESSISSPHPSFTDTEIFTKKELPGRTMDFTFDLSQTPVIGRRWLIRQGVEEKSLNSPRCSLSLSPADSNAVSGWKRPWMSQGRVRECLVNLLTTCGQRVGLPKSPSVIFSQSSDLMERQSSMASSTEEVSGANNDLSGGSRRDDEQFGVFKDFDFLEYESESVEGESTDNFNWGVRRRPLSEGEEREPSLRQFEESLSEKTQSSSKHTSRRGVAEESSDDEAGSESPLDEVPGGSGAGQEANNIPGMFPPSSLSLIPSRTRHDSSTRSDTSGSSAGDLGDVTPCNASPNLSALMPFRQVVRDDAEEIWRQQIQNLITQSLYNTLDFFQLLSRILRDVSSKSVTLTREASALLCNGSPASTQLGYHLSSHAELLSSKAEPPLIWFSIAIFANQRLNESLRFGMLEIQEHLETFLDKKDHATECLEAAKAAAKLQALGSGHTTEAGLEEMLLDLGRALYKLHLQLLLLIEASNKMLVTLMNAARNVQIPLLDISAEIANMKIALSRALEESTESERGTPTPTPSPSPLPGTGAVEEVARVAELLRNARWCPALEAVRLHRAQWPGDPFHDDDDVTTAVNMYCKYLGQDRSDIFVVTRKDDEMSEIFSRLMESLFQVLAAVTGLEASIKAARAQHDHPNNTKNDC